A stretch of the Bacteroidota bacterium genome encodes the following:
- the rpsD gene encoding 30S ribosomal protein S4 has product MARYLESSCRLCRRERQKLFLKGTKCFTEKCPVDKRSYPPGQHGQSRRQKISVYGVQLREKQKVRRMYGLMETQFHNYFLKALKQTGRTSEILVKTLERRFDNVVYRLGFAPSRKTARQLVTHRHFMINNKVVNIPSYLLGPGDVIQVRENSKKLDIIHLSLKRMRDNAMLPWLVLDKGAMTGTFLNHPERADIPLNANEQLIVELYSK; this is encoded by the coding sequence ATGGCAAGATATTTAGAATCGAGCTGTAGATTATGCAGAAGAGAACGACAAAAATTGTTTTTAAAGGGAACAAAGTGTTTCACCGAAAAATGTCCGGTTGACAAACGAAGCTACCCGCCCGGACAGCACGGTCAATCACGTCGTCAAAAAATTTCGGTTTATGGAGTTCAACTTCGCGAAAAACAAAAAGTTCGCCGCATGTATGGTTTGATGGAAACTCAATTCCATAATTATTTCTTAAAAGCATTAAAACAAACAGGACGAACAAGCGAAATTCTTGTCAAGACACTCGAACGCCGCTTCGATAACGTAGTTTACCGACTTGGGTTTGCTCCTTCTCGTAAAACTGCTCGCCAATTAGTAACTCATCGACATTTTATGATCAACAACAAAGTCGTGAACATTCCATCATACCTGCTTGGTCCCGGCGACGTTATTCAAGTGAGAGAAAACAGCAAAAAATTAGATATCATTCACTTATCTTTAAAACGTATGCGCGATAATGCTATGTTACCGTGGTTAGTTCTTGATAAAGGGGCAATGACAGGAACTTTTCTGAATCACCCGGAACGAGCCGATATTCCACTTAATGCAAACGAACAGCTCATTGTTGAATTGTATTCTAAATAG
- the rpsK gene encoding 30S ribosomal protein S11, translating into MANVTTAAAKKKKRQQVDVSGKVFVKATFNNVLVTITDIYGNTISSSSAGKNGFKGSRKNTPFAAQVTAEAAAKEAYALGLRKVEVFVKGPGSGREAAMRSLQTVGLEISAIRDITPIPHNGCRPPKRRRV; encoded by the coding sequence ATGGCAAATGTTACAACAGCAGCAGCTAAAAAGAAGAAACGCCAGCAAGTTGATGTTAGCGGAAAAGTTTTTGTTAAAGCAACATTCAATAATGTACTCGTTACAATTACTGACATATACGGTAATACAATAAGTTCATCTTCTGCCGGTAAAAACGGGTTCAAAGGTTCACGTAAGAATACTCCCTTTGCCGCTCAGGTTACTGCCGAAGCTGCAGCAAAAGAAGCATACGCTTTAGGATTAAGAAAAGTGGAAGTTTTTGTTAAAGGACCCGGTTCCGGTCGCGAAGCTGCAATGCGTTCTTTGCAAACAGTTGGGTTGGAAATTAGTGCGATACGGGATATTACTCCCATTCCGCATAACGGCTGTCGTCCGCCAAAGCGCCGTAGAGTTTAA